GGTAATCGAAGGATACGACCTCCTGTCCAGACTCCCTGGCTCAGACAACACCATGATCGCCGAGCGCTTCCGAGACTTGCGAAGCAACCGGAGTGCTCGCAAGCATCCGGCAACAGCCCGGCGCATCTTTGTTGCGATGGGCGGAGCCGATGAAAACTTCATGACCGGTCTGGCCCTTGCGTCGTTAAAACTCCTGACGCATCCCTTACATGTGGACTGTTTCTTGGGGCAACTGTTTCCTCATGAAGAACAGCTTGAAAAACTTCTAAGGGACGTCCCTTTTTCTTACAGAATTCATCGCGCATCCCGGTTTTTTTCGGAAATAGCCGCGATGGCCGATTTGGCGATCATTCAATTCGGCAATACGGTCGCCGAGCTCAACTGTCTCGGCATTCCGGTCGTGACACTCAATCCAGCGCCATTTCACGACCGGGTAGCGCGCATCTATGCCCAGGATGGATCGACTTGTAACCTCGGCCTGGCCGAAGATTTCGATTCCAAGACACTTTCTGTCGCTTTGGACCATCTCATCAGCAACCAAACTACGCGGGAACATCTGGCGCAAACCGGAGCGAATAAAATTGACGGACGAGGGGTTTTCCGCGTGGCTGATGCGTTGTTTGCAACATTGCAAAAAGACTTTAATTTGTATTGTTGCGACGTTTGCGATGGTGACGATTTCATCCCGATTGCCAAACGCAACGGCCGTAATATTGTGAAATGTAAAATCTGCGGTCTCGACTACATGAACGTTCGTCCAAATCGAAATATTCTGAAAAATGTATATGCGACAGAATATTTCACGGCAGAACGCATACAGGATAACGCCGAAAGCTATGAGGCAGATAAAGAAAATATTCTCCGCTTTGCATGCGCACGCCTAGACGTACTGGAAGAAATTCAGCCTGCTAAAGGCAAACTCCTCGATATTGGCTGTGCACTGGGTTTCTACCTCGAACTGGCAAGAGACAGGGGATGGAAAGTGGCTGGCTTCGATATCTCCAATTATGCCGTTCGCTATGCCCATGACAAACTTAATCTCAAAGAAGTACAGCAGGGTACGGTAGAGACTGTCGAGTATGAAAAAGATTCTTTCGATGCGATTATTTGCAGCCTTGTGCTGGAACATTTT
The window above is part of the Desulfonatronum sp. SC1 genome. Proteins encoded here:
- a CDS encoding methyltransferase domain-containing protein is translated as MSHNTIPYASPRVGLRADGSLSEGMGHLHRELNLARTLRDRFAWAPIFLTRTPDVLRSLFTEPGEFAVVSLTSGQEIEAVKENDIALLLWDTQREISQEEVAALKQAGTKVWLYGNQGNGRLEVDCNVFAYPGVAAQVIEGYDLLSRLPGSDNTMIAERFRDLRSNRSARKHPATARRIFVAMGGADENFMTGLALASLKLLTHPLHVDCFLGQLFPHEEQLEKLLRDVPFSYRIHRASRFFSEIAAMADLAIIQFGNTVAELNCLGIPVVTLNPAPFHDRVARIYAQDGSTCNLGLAEDFDSKTLSVALDHLISNQTTREHLAQTGANKIDGRGVFRVADALFATLQKDFNLYCCDVCDGDDFIPIAKRNGRNIVKCKICGLDYMNVRPNRNILKNVYATEYFTAERIQDNAESYEADKENILRFACARLDVLEEIQPAKGKLLDIGCALGFYLELARDRGWKVAGFDISNYAVRYAHDKLNLKEVQQGTVETVEYEKDSFDAIICSLVLEHFVDPRGSLAKILSWLRPGGHIAIKVPHAGGIMYRFTPKKWFSTHPDNHFCDFTPQTLGRLLYDTGAEPVSWHTEGIYLERFAEALELSAKQRLELLALDGIQERYHSFASQNLLGDSLVVYGRKFL